GGCAGTTTTTTCACCCACACCAGGCAATCCAGGAATATTATCACTGGCATCGCCCATCATTCCTAAATAATCAATGACCTGTTCTGGGCGCTCTACACCAAAACGTTTTTGAATTTCTGGAATTCCCCAAATTTCTATTCCGTTACCCATTCTTGCAGGGCGATACATAAATATATTTTCAGAAACCAACTGCCCAAAATCTTTATCGGGAGTAACCATGAACACTTTATAATCTTCTTTTTCGGCCTGTTTTGCAAGTGTACCAATAATATCATCGGCTTCCCAACCTTCTAATACAACAACCGGTATATGCATGGCTTTTAGAATATCTTGGATATACGGAATAGCGATCCGGATAGCATCGGGTGTTTCAGAACGATTGGCTTTGTATTCAGGAAAAAGCTCAGTGCGTTCTGTGCTTCCGCCTTTGTCAAAACACACGGCGAGGTGATCTGGTTTTTCTCTTCGAATAACATCTAAAAGCGAATTCATAAACCCCATAATAGCAGAAGTATCCATGCCTTTAGAGTTTATTCTTGGATTTTTAATTAATGCGTAATAGCCGCGAAAAATTAATGCATACGCATCGAGTAAAAAAAGTCTTTTTTGTTCTGCCATTGTATTTCTTATTGAAGGAACTTATTCAAGAATTTCAAAACTACGAAGATTATATAAATTTTCTTCGTTGCAAGATAGTTTTGTCTTCCTTACTTTAGGGGCTAAAATATACCAAAATGTTAGTAGAAGTTTGCGCTAATTCGTTAGAATCTGCTTTGAATGCGGAGAAAGCTGGAGCAGACAGAATAGAATTGTGTGCAGAATTAGGTCTAGGCGGTATAACTCCTTCTTTTGGCTTTATCAAAACGGTAAAAGAACAAATTAATATTCCCATTCATGTGCTAATTCGGCCAAGAAGTGGCGATTTTACCTATGACCAGGCAGAATTTGAAAGTATGCTTCACGATATTCAGTTATGTATTGATTTAGGTTGTGACGGTATTGTTGCAGGAGTTTTAAATCAAAACCTAACTTTAGATCTAAAGCGAACAGCCATTTTGAAAAAGGCCTCGAAACATTTAAAATTTACTTTTCACAGAGCTTTTGATTGGATAATAGATCCTTTTGAAGCCTTATATCAATTAGAAGACCTTGGAGTAGATTGTATTTTAACTTCAGGCCAAGAGCAAAAAGCTATAGATGGTTTTAATTTACTTTGGCAATTGCAGCAAAAAGCTACCGATTGCACCATTATGGTTGGTAGTGGAATTAATAGTGCTAATGCTCTTGCATTTAAGGAGAAGGGATTTAAAGCCCTACATTTATCAGGCACCAAATTTTATCCTAAAAATGCAAATTTACCGCGATTACCCATGAGTTCTTTAAATTTTTTTCAGGAGGATAAAAAAATTATTTCAGACCTTAGTTTAATACAAGAAGTTGTACATAAGGTCAAATAAATAGCAAATGAAGTCTCTTTTTTCTGAAATACAAATACCTTTGTAAAAAAAAATGCTACGCTGGATCTTTTTTATTATTCTTTATTTCGCCTTAGGGGTCTATACCTTACAGGCTTTAAAAACGGCCTCGCGATTTCCTTGGGTACACTTTGTGTATCTAGCGCTATTCTTTTTAGTGTTGGGAAATTTTATATACCAATTTACTTTTGGCGCTAGTGATGGTAAAGTTTTAAGTGTTCCTAGAAGCTATGCTTTTGGTTTTATGTTGGCGATGATTACGTTTAACCTTATTACGGTAGTGTTTTTGTTCTCCGAGGATATTTTTAGGTTTTTGTCAGGCCTTTATCAGAAATTTTTCGGAATAGAAAAAACCTTCACATTTCCGGAACGCCGTAGTTTTCTAAGTTTAATTGCCTTAGGTATTGCAGCGGTGCCTTTTGGAGCTTTGATTTTCGGGATGTATAAAGGCAAGTATAATTTTAAAGTCTTAAAATATTCCTTAGAGTTTGAGGATCTGCCAGATGCTTTTGATGGCTACCAAATCACTCAGATTTCTGATGTGCATAGCGGTAGTTTCGATAATCGAGAGAAAATAGCCTATGCCATAGACTTGATCAATAAGCAACAGAGTGATGTGCTTTTTTTTACAGGAGATTTGGTCAATAATAAGACCGAAGAAATGCACCCTTGGAAAGATTTATTTGCTACCCTTGAGGCTAAAGATGGTAAATATTCTATTTTGGGGAATCATGATTATGGTGATTATGTGGACTGGGACTCGGAGGAAGAAAAAGAACAGAATCTAGAAGATTTAAAACAACTACAAAAAGAAATAGGTTTTGATTTGCTTTTAAATGACAGTAGATACTTGACAAGGGGAACGGATAAAATTGCGCTTCTAGGTGTTGAAAATTGGGGTAGGGGTGGCTTCAAAAAGGCAGGTGATTTAACGAAAGCGGCAAAGAATATTAAAAAAGACGATTTTAAAATATTATTGAGCCATGACCCAAGTCATTGGGAAGATATAGTACTAAAAGACGATTACCACTACCATTTAACCTTAAGCGGGCACACCCACGGCATGCAGTTTGGCATAGAAATACCTGGCTGGCTAAAGTGGAGCCCAGTCCAATGGCGCTATACCTATTGGGCGGGGGTGTACAAAGAATTGGGGCAATTTATTAATGTGAATAGGGGGTTTGGGTTTTTAGGATATCCAGGCCGTGTGGGGATATGGCCAGAAATAACCGTGATTACCTTAAAGAAAAAGGGCTTGATGTAGTTTTTTCTAGGTTTAAGAAGACAAAAGTCTCTTATCCATTTATTTTTTAACAATTTTTCTTATTTTTGAGTAACCAATACAATTTTTTCCTATGTCTAAATTTGGCGAACTTATAGAATCTAAAACTCCTGTGTTGTTAGATTTTTATGCGGAATGGAACGAACAGTCTACAGCAATGCATGCAGTGCTTCGTGACGTCGCAGCAGCATTAGGGGATAGAGGTAAAGTGATAAAAATTGATGTTGACAAGAATAAGGAACTGTCACAGGCATTACGAGTAAAAGGCTTACCGACCTTAATGATCTATAAAAACGGAGAAATGATTTGGCGTCAAAGTGGAGAGCAAGATGCCAATACGCTGATAGGTATCCTCAATGAATATATTTAAATAAAAGCATAAAAAAAACCGAGATGAACATCTCGGTTTTTTTTATGTTACTCTTGAAGTATTGGAACAGTATCTAATTCCGATTCGACGCTGTTGTCTATAGTGTTAGAGTCTATTACATCAGGATTCATGGGCTCTGAATCACGAATTAAAGAATCATCATTACCATCGACAAATCGGCTAAACTTATCGATATATTCATTAAATAGTAGTGTTTCTTTTTCCGTAATTTCACGGTCACCATTTCTGATGACAATATCAATATTTCTATTGTAGGCTTCCATGTCTGTGATAATATCATTCAGTTTTTCATACTGCTCATCGAGCGGCATACTTGCGTAAAAATTAAGTCGCTCTTGATAAATTGTTTTTAATTTCTCAAATAATTCACGTGCTTTTTTAGTTTCACCAACTTTGTAATAACCATCGACAAAAGGCTCCACAAAAGCGTGGTACTCAAAGTAATCAACAGGCATGTTGGTCATGGCAATATCAATCATTTCTTTTGCTTTGCTAATCTTGTCTTCATTGATTAATTGCTCTACCAAACGAGCAATATTACCCCTGTAAGATAAACCTTGAATTCTAGTCTGTGTGTCGTGGTAAATTTCAGAGCTCCCGGAGTTACCCCAATCCCATTTTTTAACAATGTCATACATCAATTCACTATCAATACGCCCCATTTCATAAGAACGTTTATCGAACTCGGTTTTAATAGGCACTAATTTGTACACTAAACCATCTAACTGTAAATAGTCTTTAAGCCAAATATATTCCCCATCATCGAAACTACCTCCCGAGAAATAAATTGGCCTCTTCCAATCGTTATTGGCGAGAATATCAAGCATGAGCAGACGATTTTTTGGTAGGGCACTTTTAGGAAGCTCAATGTCAATAAAATCGACAATTAAGGCAGAATCCTTTTCTTTTACCAAACCACTTTTTAATACATTTTCCTTGTTCACAGGAATGCGAATGTGGTTGGTGGGGTAAAAAACAATATCTAGGGTGTTCTCAGGATACTGACTAACATCTACATCTTGGGAAGCTGATAAAACACTACGTAATTTTGTTCTAGGCTCATCGCTAGCTACCCAGTCCATGAATGCTTTTATGTCCCAGCGAGATTCTGAAATATTTTTATTGTAAAGCTCGTCTACATTTTGGTAGTATACCACGTCTCTTGAGCCTAATCTGTATTTTTCATGCGTTAGTTGCGAAGGTATAGGTTCGCTTTCGTAGGCTTTTTTCTTCATTTGGTCAATGTACCAATCTGTTTGAAATAGACTCGTATTAATCACGCGAACATCGGTTCTATAGCCTTCTATTTCTTGCGCAAACCAAAGAGGAAAAGTATCGTTATCCCCAATGGTGAAAAGCATGGCGCCAACATTTTCTTGGGTAGATCCCAAATACGCTTTTGCAGTGCTTTCGGCCGTAAACCGGTTAGACCTATCGTGATCGTCCCAGTTTTGGTAGGCCATTAAAAATGGTACTGCGAAAAAGCAAATGACGGTAATGGCAGGTGCTAAAATTTTTGGGCTGAGTAATTTTTTAAAAGCATCAAACAACCCATAAACCCCTAGTCCTATCCAAATGGCAAAAATATAAAATGAACCTACTAAGGAATAATCGCGTTCTCTAGGTTGAAAAATGCCGGGGTTGGTGTAAAACTGTATCGCAAGTCCTGTAAACAAAAAGAATACCAAGAGCGCCCAAAACTGTTTTGGGTTTTTGCCGATTTGAAATAAAATACCAATAATTCCTAGTAATAGAGGTAAAAAGTAGTACAAATTTCGGCCTTTATTATCTAAAACTTCAGTGGGTAAGTTTTCTTGACTACCAATAGCTGGTCGCATAGCATCTATAAACGTAATACCGCTTAACCAATTTCCATTCTCATCATAACGACCTTGTTTGTCGTTTTGTTTTCCTGTGAAATTCCACATAAAATAACGCCAATACATATAGCCAAATTGAAATTCGAACATGTATTGAATGTTTTGCCAAACGGTTGGTGGTTGTACTTCTAAGTAATCACTAAATCTATTTAAAAAACCTATATATTCTTTTTCTCCAATTTCTCCTTGAGCAAAACCAGTTTTAAGTTGTGCGATAGCGGCTTTAAGTTCCTCATTATTCGTGGTGGGCTTGAAATCTAATGCGCCAAAATAACGCATGTAATTTTCTGTATTTTGTTCGCTCCACATTCTAGGTAAAAAGCCTACGTGTTTTTTATTAGGACCTTGAGTTGCATTCTTATATTTATTGACGATAATGTACTTCCCAGTTTTTTCATCTCGTTCATATTTGGGTTTTTCGTCTTTTTCTTCTCCTGCACCTGCAAAAGCATTCGAGTAATAGGCCCCGTAAATAGGACTATCAACGCTAGGGTATTGCTCTCTATTATAATAGGCCAATAAAGAACGAGCATCAGAAGGATCATTTTCATTAATCACCACATCGGCATTAGCCCTTATCGGAAGCATTAGCCATGAAGAAAACCCTAAAAATAAAAACAGTAAACATAAAACTAGGGTATTGGCTGTTTTGAAATCGTGTTTTCTAGTGTAATTTAATCCCAAATAAAAGACCGTAATAAAAATAAGTCCCATAATTACAGAACCAGAATTAAAAGGCAGTCCTATGGTGTTGATGAAAAAAACTTCACTCCACCCAAAAGCGACAAGAACATAGGTTAATGAAAATTTATAGACCAACATTAAAATAGCAACCACAATGACGTTTGCTAATAAGAAATTTTTTATGGTCGTAGTTTTGTATTTCTTAAAATAATATAATAAACCAATAGATGGAATAGCTAAAAAGCCCATAAACTGAATTCCAAAGGTTAAACCTACTACATACGAAATAAGTACAATCCATTTATCACCTCGAGGTGAATCTAAGTCATCAACCCACTTCAAGCCCATCCACAGTAATAGGGCCATAATAAAGCTGGCCATAGAATACACTTCAGTTTCACCGGCGTTAAACCAAAAACTATCGGAGAAGGTAAAAGCTAATGAACCTATAAGGGCACTGCCAAAAATGGCTATGGTTTTGCTGTTGGTCATCACCTCGTCTTGTGCCAATAACTTTTTAGCAAGATTGGTGATGGTCCAAAACATAAATAGGATTGTAAATGCACTAGAAACAACCGAAACATAATTGACCATTAAGGCTATCTTTGAGGCATCTCCAAAAGCAAACATGGCAAAAAAAGCACCTATCATTTGTAAAAGTGGTGCTCCTGGGGGGTGACCTACTTGAAGCTTAGCAGAAGTGGCAATATATTCACCAGCATCCCAAAAACTACCCGTTGGTTCTACCGTAATCGTGTAGGTTATTAATGCAATAAAAAAAACAAACCATCCTAAAATGGAGTCCCATTTTTTAAAATTCTTAGAAAACATCTATGTTCTAGTTTAACAATTACGGCGAATTTACTAATTAATATAGATATGGGATTCATTTTTTTATAAACCTTTAACATCCATTAATTTTATCAATATCGTTGCATCTGCCTGTTAGGGTATGGCTATTCAGCTTTTTAGCTTGGTGTCTTTCTAAAAATCGTAATTTGTAGTTTCTATTTGTTTTAAAAAATTTATCTGAAGTAAATCTTTAAAGCCTATTGAAAATAAGGGTTTTAGGGCTCAGGATTGATTTATTTTGCGAAAAGCGCATTAATTCTCTTTAAAATATTTGTGGATGTAAAACTTTGTTATAAATTTGCACCGCTTTTAGAGGTAATGGTCCATGGTGTAATTGGCAACACTCCGGTTTTTGGTACCGTCATTCAAGGTTCGAGTCCTTGTGGACCAACACAAATTTTAGAAAACCCTACTCTTATAAAGTAGGGTTTTTGTTTTTAAATTATTTTTTGTTTCCCTTAGTCTAGTCTTGCAGGTATAAATATAATAATATGTTGAAAAAAGTTGTATATTTGCACTGCTAAAATGATGAATAGAATATATGAGGGGACAAATTGTCCCCTCTTTTATTACTTAATTTTATGTTTAAAGAAAAAGTTACAGCCTTATTAGAAGCTGGTTTAAAAGAAAATGAATCTATTTTTTTAATAGATTTTACCTTAGGCGCTGGTAATAAAATAAACATCACTTTAGATGGTGATCATGGTGTTACTTTAAAAGATTGTATCGCCATAAGCAGGGCTATTGAACATAATTTAGACAGAGAAGAAGAGGATTTTTCGTTAGAAGTGGCTTCGGTAGGTGCTACAACGCCTATGGTAATGCCTCGTCAGTATAAAAAAAATATTGGCAGGGAATTAGAAGTCAAGACCCAAGATGCTAAATTTGAAGGTGTATTAACTGAGGCAGATGATCAGGGAATTACCTTAGAATGGAAATCAAGAGAGCCCAAGCCGGTAGGTAAGGGTAAAGTAACAGTGCAGAAAAAACAAGTTATTGGTTTTTCTGATATTCAAGAAGCAAAAGTTATTATAAAATTTTAATTGTAATTCAACATGGAAAATATTGCGCTGATCGAATCTTTTTCGGAATTTAAAGACGATAAGTTCATTGACAGGGTAACGCTTATGGCGATTCTAGAAGACGTTTTTAGAAATGCTCTAAAGAAAAAATTTGGGTCAGATGATAACTTTGATATCATTATAAACCCAGATAAAGGTGATTTAGAAATTTGGAGAAACCGTGTTGTGGTTGAGGATGGAGAGGTTGAGGAGCCTAACGAAGAAATATCGTTGAGTGAGGCACGCAAAATTGAGCCAGATTTTGAAGTTGGTGAAGATGTTTCCGAAGAAGTTAAGCTTATTCAACTAGGTAGAAGAGCCATCTTGGCCTTGCGTCAAAATTTAATATCTAAAATTCATGAGCATGATAATACCACGATCTACAAACAGTTTAAGGACTTAGAAGGTGAGATTTATACGGCTGAAGTACATCATATAAGACACAAGGTTGTGATCTTATTAGATGACGAGGGGAACGAAATTATAATGCCAAAAGAAAAACAAATCCCTTCTGATTTTTTTAGAAAAGGGGATAATGTACGTGGTATTATTGAAAGTGTTGAGTTGAAAGGGAATAAGCCTTTGATTATTATGTCAAGGACGGCGCCAGCATTTTTAGAGCAATTATTTTTTCAAGAAATACCAGAAGTTTTTGATGGTTTAATTACCGTTAAAAAAGTAGTGCGTATTCCTGGTGAAAAAGCGAAAGTGGCTGTAGATTCTTATGATGATCGTATAGATCCAGTAGGGGCATGTGTGGGAATGAAAGGTTCACGTATTCACGGTATTGTTCGTGAATTAGGAAATGAAAATATTGATGTTATCAATTGGACCAGCAATCCACAATTGTTGGTGACTAGAGCACTGAGTCCAGCGCGTGTATCTTCGGTCAAATTAGATGATGAAAAAATGACAGCTCAGGTGTATTTAAGACCTGAAGAGGTTTCAAAGGCCATTGGTCGTGGAGGTCATAATATTAGATTAGCAGGTCAGTTGACAGGTTATGAAATTGATGTATTCCGTGAAGGAGTAGAGGAAGATGTTGAATTAACAGAATTCTCTGATGAAATTGAAGCTTGGATTATTGACGAATTCAAGAAGATAGGAATGGATACTGCTCGTAGTGTTTTAGAGCAAGATATTGATGATTTAGTGAAGAGAACAGACTTAGAAGAGGAGACAATTATTGAAGTTGTTCGAATCTTAAAAGAAGAATTAGCAGATTAAGCTATATATTAGCAAGAAAATTCAAGTATAGTAACAAGTATTTATGGCAGATAATGCAACAATAAGGCTTAATAAGGTCCTAAGGGAACTGAACATTTCACTCGATAGGGCGGTAGATTTTCTGAGTTCCAAAGGTCATGATGTGGACGCAAGGCCTACCACTAAAATTTCTAATGAGGTGTATCAAGTGCTTGTGGACGGGTTTCAAACCGACATGAGCAAAAAAGTTGCGTCAAAAGAAGTTGGCGAGGAAAAAAGAAAAGAAAAGGAAGCTATTAGACAACAGCTAGAACAGGAGCAAGAAGAAAGGCGACTTGAGAGAGAAAAACGAAATGCTTCAGAGCAAATTGTTAGGGGTAAAGCCGAGATATCTGGTCCTAAAACTGTGGGTAAAATAGATTTAGATAAGAAAAAAACCGAGGCGGCGCCAGTAGTTCCTGAAAAGACGGAAAAGCCTGAAAAGCCAGCAGAAAAAATTGTAGCTGAAGAGCCTAAGAAAGAAACACCTAAAGTTGATGTGGTGAAAGCATCTTCTGAAAGGCCGAAGTTTAAGGTGGTTGATAAAATAGATTTATCTCCGGCAAAAAGTAAGGAAAAAGCAAAAGAGGACAAACCAGAGCCTCAAGCTGCCCCACCTGTTAAAGCTGAAAATAAAGACACTAAAACTCCCGATGCAGTTGCTCCTGTCGCCGAGGTTGAAAAACCAGCAGAGTCAGAGACGCTTACAACGCAATACAAGAAATTATCAGGGCCTAAAATAACGGGTGATAAAATAGATCTTTCCAAATTTGAAAAACCAAAGAAAAAGAAAGAAGTAGCAAGATCAGGTAGCGATGCCGCTGATAAAAAGAAGCGTAGAAGAAGAATAGTGAGCAGTGCTCCCGGCCAAGGTGCTAATACTGGAGGTCGACCAAATAGGCCTGGAGGAAATTCAGGACCAGGGAATAGAAGAGGACCAGTGGTGCGCGCTAATCCTGTGGCAAAAGTAGAGCCTACAGAAGAGGATGTTCAAAAGCAGGTTAGAGAAACTTTAGAAAAGCTTCAAGGAAAGTCTAAAAAAGGAAAAGGAGCTAAGTACAGAAGAGATAAGAGAGATCAGCACCGTCAACAGACAGAAAAAGATCTTGAACAGCAAGAGCTGGATAATAAAATTTTAAAAGTTACCGAATTTGTTACTGCTAACGAGGTAGCAACAATGATGGATGTGCCTACAACTAAGATTATTTCGGCGTGTATGTCTTTAGGGATCATGGTAACCATGAACCAGAGATTAGATGCAGAGACCTTGTCTATCGTTGCGGAAGAATTTGGCT
The sequence above is drawn from the Cellulophaga sp. Hel_I_12 genome and encodes:
- a CDS encoding copper homeostasis protein CutC; its protein translation is MLVEVCANSLESALNAEKAGADRIELCAELGLGGITPSFGFIKTVKEQINIPIHVLIRPRSGDFTYDQAEFESMLHDIQLCIDLGCDGIVAGVLNQNLTLDLKRTAILKKASKHLKFTFHRAFDWIIDPFEALYQLEDLGVDCILTSGQEQKAIDGFNLLWQLQQKATDCTIMVGSGINSANALAFKEKGFKALHLSGTKFYPKNANLPRLPMSSLNFFQEDKKIISDLSLIQEVVHKVK
- a CDS encoding metallophosphoesterase: MLRWIFFIILYFALGVYTLQALKTASRFPWVHFVYLALFFLVLGNFIYQFTFGASDGKVLSVPRSYAFGFMLAMITFNLITVVFLFSEDIFRFLSGLYQKFFGIEKTFTFPERRSFLSLIALGIAAVPFGALIFGMYKGKYNFKVLKYSLEFEDLPDAFDGYQITQISDVHSGSFDNREKIAYAIDLINKQQSDVLFFTGDLVNNKTEEMHPWKDLFATLEAKDGKYSILGNHDYGDYVDWDSEEEKEQNLEDLKQLQKEIGFDLLLNDSRYLTRGTDKIALLGVENWGRGGFKKAGDLTKAAKNIKKDDFKILLSHDPSHWEDIVLKDDYHYHLTLSGHTHGMQFGIEIPGWLKWSPVQWRYTYWAGVYKELGQFINVNRGFGFLGYPGRVGIWPEITVITLKKKGLM
- a CDS encoding co-chaperone YbbN, which gives rise to MSKFGELIESKTPVLLDFYAEWNEQSTAMHAVLRDVAAALGDRGKVIKIDVDKNKELSQALRVKGLPTLMIYKNGEMIWRQSGEQDANTLIGILNEYI
- a CDS encoding DUF2723 domain-containing protein, which produces MFSKNFKKWDSILGWFVFFIALITYTITVEPTGSFWDAGEYIATSAKLQVGHPPGAPLLQMIGAFFAMFAFGDASKIALMVNYVSVVSSAFTILFMFWTITNLAKKLLAQDEVMTNSKTIAIFGSALIGSLAFTFSDSFWFNAGETEVYSMASFIMALLLWMGLKWVDDLDSPRGDKWIVLISYVVGLTFGIQFMGFLAIPSIGLLYYFKKYKTTTIKNFLLANVIVVAILMLVYKFSLTYVLVAFGWSEVFFINTIGLPFNSGSVIMGLIFITVFYLGLNYTRKHDFKTANTLVLCLLFLFLGFSSWLMLPIRANADVVINENDPSDARSLLAYYNREQYPSVDSPIYGAYYSNAFAGAGEEKDEKPKYERDEKTGKYIIVNKYKNATQGPNKKHVGFLPRMWSEQNTENYMRYFGALDFKPTTNNEELKAAIAQLKTGFAQGEIGEKEYIGFLNRFSDYLEVQPPTVWQNIQYMFEFQFGYMYWRYFMWNFTGKQNDKQGRYDENGNWLSGITFIDAMRPAIGSQENLPTEVLDNKGRNLYYFLPLLLGIIGILFQIGKNPKQFWALLVFFLFTGLAIQFYTNPGIFQPRERDYSLVGSFYIFAIWIGLGVYGLFDAFKKLLSPKILAPAITVICFFAVPFLMAYQNWDDHDRSNRFTAESTAKAYLGSTQENVGAMLFTIGDNDTFPLWFAQEIEGYRTDVRVINTSLFQTDWYIDQMKKKAYESEPIPSQLTHEKYRLGSRDVVYYQNVDELYNKNISESRWDIKAFMDWVASDEPRTKLRSVLSASQDVDVSQYPENTLDIVFYPTNHIRIPVNKENVLKSGLVKEKDSALIVDFIDIELPKSALPKNRLLMLDILANNDWKRPIYFSGGSFDDGEYIWLKDYLQLDGLVYKLVPIKTEFDKRSYEMGRIDSELMYDIVKKWDWGNSGSSEIYHDTQTRIQGLSYRGNIARLVEQLINEDKISKAKEMIDIAMTNMPVDYFEYHAFVEPFVDGYYKVGETKKARELFEKLKTIYQERLNFYASMPLDEQYEKLNDIITDMEAYNRNIDIVIRNGDREITEKETLLFNEYIDKFSRFVDGNDDSLIRDSEPMNPDVIDSNTIDNSVESELDTVPILQE
- the rimP gene encoding ribosome assembly cofactor RimP gives rise to the protein MFKEKVTALLEAGLKENESIFLIDFTLGAGNKINITLDGDHGVTLKDCIAISRAIEHNLDREEEDFSLEVASVGATTPMVMPRQYKKNIGRELEVKTQDAKFEGVLTEADDQGITLEWKSREPKPVGKGKVTVQKKQVIGFSDIQEAKVIIKF
- the nusA gene encoding transcription termination factor NusA; this translates as MENIALIESFSEFKDDKFIDRVTLMAILEDVFRNALKKKFGSDDNFDIIINPDKGDLEIWRNRVVVEDGEVEEPNEEISLSEARKIEPDFEVGEDVSEEVKLIQLGRRAILALRQNLISKIHEHDNTTIYKQFKDLEGEIYTAEVHHIRHKVVILLDDEGNEIIMPKEKQIPSDFFRKGDNVRGIIESVELKGNKPLIIMSRTAPAFLEQLFFQEIPEVFDGLITVKKVVRIPGEKAKVAVDSYDDRIDPVGACVGMKGSRIHGIVRELGNENIDVINWTSNPQLLVTRALSPARVSSVKLDDEKMTAQVYLRPEEVSKAIGRGGHNIRLAGQLTGYEIDVFREGVEEDVELTEFSDEIEAWIIDEFKKIGMDTARSVLEQDIDDLVKRTDLEEETIIEVVRILKEELAD